Within the Salvia hispanica cultivar TCC Black 2014 chromosome 4, UniMelb_Shisp_WGS_1.0, whole genome shotgun sequence genome, the region AAGATTTTGTtaacaaaattagaatcaatGGACAATGATTTATTAAATCATTGATATAAAtcattgattttataaaaaaaatccgtaaatgacatttttttattatgtgaaAGGGACACACCAATGTTATACTTATTGGcgtgtttaattaaaaagatgtCTATAATGTTGGCGTGCCaggttttattttactttcaaatGATATATGCCATTAATATTGACGTGTTTTCTCTTTGCATAAAGTACAAAAAAAATCCCATTTAGTGAATTAGAGaccttaattaaaaaataactacaaattcaaattttggcctactaataatgtgagtcctattatacacaaataccatttcattttttttcacatttctctattttagaaaatagatGTACACacactatttataaaatttaatataatccatcattatctacattaactagcacaagaaaaaagagaaagattatttttatttgagaaaacacactacatatataaagtataaacaatataaatataaagcTGCTAATTGTATAACAACATGTCAGTTAAATAGATcaaattttatggagtatattatggTATACTacattaaatgaaattaataatcatgAAAGTACTCTATTGTGTAGGactgaaaaattaaaatgcatatttagaaatacacGCGCACAATATATAACCATACATTTTCCATTACGTGttgtatatgtgtgtgtgtgtgattaAGATGTCTCAACATTAATTTTGGAAGCTGAAATTAAACTTAGGCCCCTCGATTTAATAGACttgtgtttaattttgaaCTAGTTGAATCTGtcttattaataatttaagattgtGCCTTGACATactcgaaattttaattatttagctTATGAAAGtaatttgtgttttgttgcacataattatatcatgaGGACTAagagccaattttttttcttccctctagtaaaaataaaaattttaggaagatataaatttcaatttaaaattagtaaaataagatcgataaaaatagtttagaattattttttgggtGGGGGACGATGAAGAAATTTGTACTCCACATTTAAAacatagtaaaaaattaaaagcattGGTAGAATCAAGAAGTGAAATTGTCATTTTGTTATTCTTGATTTTCAATTACCATTTGACTTATAAAAGGAGGTATCTAAGCTGGCTAAGCTGCAACAATGGACCACTTTGCCAGCTATTTActgtaattattttatgttatctAAAGAGTTATCCATTAGAGCATTGAGCTACACTGACATAAATCCAAAGTGAAgcacataaaaaattaaaccaagtttttattgatttgcTCTGATGATTTCCACTGTACTGCATTTCCAGTGTATATAAGAAGCTTTTGATGCATTTCAAACACACCCTTTCATTGCCTTTATCCGTAGACTAGGGTTCTTCccccacttttttatttttctggttttatttaaactaaaattggATGAACTGGTTCTTGAAATATAACCAGTTGTTTGTCCCTTGCTATTCTTTGTGTCACATCTTTATGTGGGCTCTTGCTGTTTACTCCTAACAGGTGAGTTGTTATCTTATTGTAATCTATTTTGTGATCTgaaatttattctatttccTGAATTCCAAATTTTTACTCATGTGTTGCAGTGTGTAGCTTGATTGGATCCTCACAAAGTCAAATCTTGAGGGCACCCTTTTTGATCTTATCTTGGTAGGCATACAGTTGAACCTTATTTCTTGCTCTATGTTTGGAGACAGAGAGATTTATCATGCATGTTAACTGATTGTTCAGTTTCAAGCATAATTTCACTCTCAGAAGGGGTCTTTATTGGTATGTTCTTGGATACTggttttgagaaaataaggTTTGAGGTTGTTGGGGTAGTGCTCTAGATAGAGATAGAgagtgtgtgtttgtgtgtgtgctGTCTGTTTCAAGCAAAATTTCACTCTCAAAAGGGtctttttttatgtcattGGGTGGTTTTTTAGGAATTAAGGTTTGAGGTTGTTGGGGTAGTGCTCTAGAGAGAGGAGACAGAAATGGTGTCTAGATCATACTCAAATTTGTTAGAGCTAGCTTCTGGGGAAGCTCCATCGCCATCTTTTAGCCGTATGAGCCGGCGTATCCCTCGTATTATGACAGTGGCTGGGATAATGTCCGatattgatgatgatggttCAGACAGTGTATTGTCGGATCCATCATCGTCGTCTTCTCAAAAGGAGAGGATAATTATTGTGGCCAATCAGTTGCCTATAAAGGTGCACAAGAAAACGGATAGTAGTAAAGGTTGGACTTTTAGCTGGGATGATAATTCACTTTATCTCCAACTAAAAGATTGTTTAGGAGATGAAGACACTGAGTTCATTTATGTGGGGTGCCTTAAGGAGGAAATTCATCCCAATGACCAAGATGAGGTGTCTCAGATACTCCTCGAGACGTTCAAGTGCATCCCCACCTTTTTGCCACCTGATCTGTATAGCAGGTACTACCATGGATTCTGCAAACAGCAGCTATGGCCTTTGTTCCACTATATGTTGCCCCTGTCACCCGATCTAGGTGGTAGGTTTAACCGCTCGTTGTGGCAGGCTTATGTATCGGTGAACAAGATTTTCGCTGATAGGATCATGGAAGTGATTAATCCGGAAGATGACTTTGTTTGGGTTCATGATTACCATCTGATGGTACTGCCTACTTTCTTGAGGAAGAGGTTTAATCGGGTGAAGCTTGGCTTTTTCCTGCATAGTCCGTTTCCATCTTCGGAGATTTATAAGACGTTACCAATTAGAGAGGAGGTTCTGCGAGGTCTACTTAATTCTGATTTGATTGGTTTTCACACATTTGATTATGCCAGGCATTTCCTCTCCTGCTGCAGTCGGATGTTGGGGATTTCGTATGAGTCGAAGAGGGGTTACATAGGCCTCGATTATTATGGCCGCACTGTTAGTATCAAGATTCTTCCTGTTGGCATTCATATGGGTCAGCTTCAATCGGTTTTGAGCCTTCCAGAGACAGAGGCGAAGGTAGCAGAGCTCGTTAAGCAATTTTCAGGGCAGGGACGGACACTGCTACTGGGTGTTGATGATTTGGATATTTTCAAGGGCATCAGCTTAAAGCTATTAGCAATGGAGCAGCTCCTACTGCAGCACCCCGAGAAGAAAGGAAAGGTCGTTTTAGTTCAGATAGCTCTTCCTGCTCGAGGCAAGGGAAAAGATGTCAAAGAAGTGCAGGATGAGATATATGCAACGGTGAAGCGGATAAATGAGACATTTGGGGAACCTGGATATGATCCGGTCATCCTGATTGATCAGCCACCTAAATTTTATGAAAGAGTTGCTTATTACGTTGCTGCTGAATGTTGTTTGGTTACTGCAGTTAGGGACGGAATGAATCTTATACCGTATGAGTATGTTATCAGTCGTCAAGGAAATGAGAGATTGGATAAGATATTGGGACCCGAAGCATCCACCCCAAAAAAGAGCATGTTGGTTGTATCTGAGTTTATTGGATGTTCGCCATCTCTAAGTGGAGCTATTCGAGTCAACCCATGGAATATTGATGCGGTAGCAGAGGCGATGGAATCAGCCATTGTAATGGAGGAACCAGAAAAACGTCTGAGGCATGAAAAACACTATAAGTATGTGAGCACACACGATGTCTCGTATTGGGGTAAAAGCTTCTTGCAAGATCTGGAAAGGACTTGTAAGGATCATGTGCGACGCAGATGCTGGGGCATTGGATTTGGCTTGAGCTTTAGGGTCGTTGCTCTCGATCCTAATTTCAGGAAACTGGCCATGGAGCACATAGTTTCAGCTTACAAGAGGACTAAAACTAGAGCTATACTTCTCGACTATGATGGAACTCTAATGCCCCAAGATTCAATCGACAAGAAACCAAGCTCGAAAACACTTGATATCTTAAATAGTTTGTGCAGAGACAAGAACAATGTGGTGTTTATCGTAAGTTCTAGACCGCGAGACAAGCTGGATGCGTGGTTTTCATCATGTGATAAACTGGGAATTGCAGCTGAGCATGGTTATTTTATGAGGTAGATGAGTTTACTTTATTTAGTACTAGTTCGTATTATACATGGAAATGTTTATGGGAACTAAATCACGAAAACTGGTAATTGGTATTTCCAGGATGAAGCGGGATGAGGAATGGGAAACCAGTATTCCGGCAGTAGAATGCAACTGGAAGCAAATAGCAGAGCCAGTAATGCAACTTTATACGGAGACGACTGATGGATCAGTGATTGAACCTAAGGAAATATCGATGGCTTGGTGTTATGAGGATGCTGATCCCGATTTTGGATCTTGCCAAGCGAAAGAACTTCTTGATCACTTAGAGAGTGTGCTTGCCAACGAACCTGTCACAGTCAAGAGCGATTCAAACTGTGTAGAAGTTAAGCCGCAGGTATTCTATTTCTTTCATAGCCAGTTGAACATTCTCCTTAACAACAATTAAGTCACTTTTAGGCTATTATATATACGATATATTTGCCAACATGTCACACCGTAGTCTGCTTCGTTTGCCTTCTTTAATAGTATTTGGAATCAATTATCTTTGATATCAGTATTTATGTTCCTTGTTTCAGAGGGTGGTATGAAATTCTGCTACATCTTTGTTGGAGGAGAAATACATTTTCTGCTGTGACTAATTACTGTGTTGAAatgattttattactttatgtGAATTGTTACATAACCTTTTCATCATTTAGTAGTAAttgcatattaaaaatatgacctTTTGATATCTGTTCCAGACATTACCTCTAAAGTCTAAAATATGTTATAATTGTTTAGCTACGTTTCCCAATATACTGATTTAGGAGACATATCAGAACCCAGTTGTCGTAACGAGTTTGATGAATGCAGGGAGTGAGCAAAGGTCTTGTAGCGAAACGGCTGCTATCCTTGATGCAGGAGAGGGGAATGTTGCCCGATTTTGTGCTGTGCATCGGAGACGACCGGTCAGACGAAGATATGTTTGAGGTCATTAGCAGCTCCACCACCGGTCCGTCCATAGCTCCGAACGCGGAAGTGTTTGCATGTACGGTGGGGAGGAAGCCGAGCAAGGCCAAGTACTATCTGGA harbors:
- the LOC125220468 gene encoding alpha,alpha-trehalose-phosphate synthase [UDP-forming] 6-like isoform X1, with protein sequence MVSRSYSNLLELASGEAPSPSFSRMSRRIPRIMTVAGIMSDIDDDGSDSVLSDPSSSSSQKERIIIVANQLPIKVHKKTDSSKGWTFSWDDNSLYLQLKDCLGDEDTEFIYVGCLKEEIHPNDQDEVSQILLETFKCIPTFLPPDLYSRYYHGFCKQQLWPLFHYMLPLSPDLGGRFNRSLWQAYVSVNKIFADRIMEVINPEDDFVWVHDYHLMVLPTFLRKRFNRVKLGFFLHSPFPSSEIYKTLPIREEVLRGLLNSDLIGFHTFDYARHFLSCCSRMLGISYESKRGYIGLDYYGRTVSIKILPVGIHMGQLQSVLSLPETEAKVAELVKQFSGQGRTLLLGVDDLDIFKGISLKLLAMEQLLLQHPEKKGKVVLVQIALPARGKGKDVKEVQDEIYATVKRINETFGEPGYDPVILIDQPPKFYERVAYYVAAECCLVTAVRDGMNLIPYEYVISRQGNERLDKILGPEASTPKKSMLVVSEFIGCSPSLSGAIRVNPWNIDAVAEAMESAIVMEEPEKRLRHEKHYKYVSTHDVSYWGKSFLQDLERTCKDHVRRRCWGIGFGLSFRVVALDPNFRKLAMEHIVSAYKRTKTRAILLDYDGTLMPQDSIDKKPSSKTLDILNSLCRDKNNVVFIVSSRPRDKLDAWFSSCDKLGIAAEHGYFMRMKRDEEWETSIPAVECNWKQIAEPVMQLYTETTDGSVIEPKEISMAWCYEDADPDFGSCQAKELLDHLESVLANEPVTVKSDSNCVEVKPQGVSKGLVAKRLLSLMQERGMLPDFVLCIGDDRSDEDMFEVISSSTTGPSIAPNAEVFACTVGRKPSKAKYYLDDTAEIVRLMKGLASVSELMIPVL
- the LOC125220468 gene encoding alpha,alpha-trehalose-phosphate synthase [UDP-forming] 6-like isoform X2 is translated as MEVINPEDDFVWVHDYHLMVLPTFLRKRFNRVKLGFFLHSPFPSSEIYKTLPIREEVLRGLLNSDLIGFHTFDYARHFLSCCSRMLGISYESKRGYIGLDYYGRTVSIKILPVGIHMGQLQSVLSLPETEAKVAELVKQFSGQGRTLLLGVDDLDIFKGISLKLLAMEQLLLQHPEKKGKVVLVQIALPARGKGKDVKEVQDEIYATVKRINETFGEPGYDPVILIDQPPKFYERVAYYVAAECCLVTAVRDGMNLIPYEYVISRQGNERLDKILGPEASTPKKSMLVVSEFIGCSPSLSGAIRVNPWNIDAVAEAMESAIVMEEPEKRLRHEKHYKYVSTHDVSYWGKSFLQDLERTCKDHVRRRCWGIGFGLSFRVVALDPNFRKLAMEHIVSAYKRTKTRAILLDYDGTLMPQDSIDKKPSSKTLDILNSLCRDKNNVVFIVSSRPRDKLDAWFSSCDKLGIAAEHGYFMRMKRDEEWETSIPAVECNWKQIAEPVMQLYTETTDGSVIEPKEISMAWCYEDADPDFGSCQAKELLDHLESVLANEPVTVKSDSNCVEVKPQGVSKGLVAKRLLSLMQERGMLPDFVLCIGDDRSDEDMFEVISSSTTGPSIAPNAEVFACTVGRKPSKAKYYLDDTAEIVRLMKGLASVSELMIPVL